Proteins from a single region of Cryptococcus neoformans var. grubii H99 chromosome 5, complete sequence:
- a CDS encoding NADH-ubiquinone oxidoreductase 51 kDa subunit, mitochondrial: MLSRTPLLRSSPRALIAARRSLATVSDAPVRHYGGLKDQDRIFTNLFCKHDHGIKGALARGDWHKTKDIILKGDAWLIQTVKDSGLRGRGGAGFPSGLKWSFMNKPGWEKDPRPRYLVVNADEGEPGTCKDREIMRGDPHKLVEGCLVAGRAMNANAAYIYIRGEFYQEASHVQQAIDEAYKAGLIGKNACGSGYDFDVYLHRGAGAYICGEETALIESIEGKQGKPRLKPPFPADVGLFGCPTTVANVETVAVAPTIARRGGSWFASFGRERNSGTKVFCVSGHVNNPCVVEEEMSIPLQELLEKHCGGVRGGWQNLKGIVPGGSSVPVVNRETSEKCLMDYDSLKDNGTSLGTGAVIVMDNSTDMIAAIARFSKFYKHESCGQCTPCREGTSWMMNMMDRMVEGRAQEREIDMLLELTKQVEGHTICALGDAAAWPIQGLMKNFRPEVEQRLAQFHAKHGQVLFGGKLLSDADRRYALPDNLGGDAIRRIASP; the protein is encoded by the exons ATGCTCTCTCGCACTCCTCTCCTCCGCTCCTCCCCACGCGCATTAATAGCAGCTCGCAGGTCCCTCGCAACCGTATCAGACGCTCCAGTCAGGCATTATGGCGGACtcaaagatcaagatcgtATCTTCACCAATCTCTTTTGCAAGCACGATCATGGCATAAAGGGCGCTCTCGCTAGAGGGGACTGGCACAAGACAAAAGATATAATCCTCAAAGGAGACGCATGGCTCATTCAGACCGTCAAGGATTCCGGCTTGAGAGGGCGGGGGGGCGCAGGTTTCCCTAGCGGATTGAAGTGGAGTTTTA TGAACAAGCCCGGATGGGAAAAAGACCCTAG ACCACGCTACCTTGTGGTAAATGCCGACGAAGGTGAACCTGGAACATGTAAAGATCGAGAAATCATGCGGGGCGACCCCCACAAACTTGTCGAAGGCTGTTTGGTTGCTGGTCGGGCCATGAACGCGAACGCCG CGTATATCTACATCCGAGGAGAATTTTACCAAGAAGCTTCTCATGTTCAGCAAGCTATTGACGAGGCCTACAAGGCTGGGTTGATTGGCAAGAACGCTTGTGGTTCCGGATATGATTTCGACGTTTACCTTCATCGAGGCGCCGGTGCCTATATCTGTGGTGAAGAAACTGCATTGATCGAGTCCATTGAAGGCAAACAGGGTAAGCCTCGACTGAAGCCTCCTTTCCCTGCCGATGTTGGATTGTTCGGTTGCCCCACCACTGTCGCCAACGTGGAGACTGTTGCGGTTGCCCCCACTATCgctcgacgaggaggtTCTTGGTTTGCGAGTTTTGGCAGGGAGAGAAACAGCGGCACCAAGGTGTTTTGCGTCTCTGGCCACGTGAACAACCCATGTGTTgtcgaggaggaaatgTCTATCCCCTTACAGGAACTTTTGGAGAAACATTGTGGTGGTGTTCGTGGTGGATGGCAAAACTTGAAGGGTATTGTTCCTGGCGGTAGTTCAGTGCCTGTAGTCAACAGGGAAACATCCGAAAAGTGCCT GATGGACTATGACTCTCTCAAAGATAACGGTACTTCACTCGGTACAGGTGCAGTTATTGTTATGGACAACAGCACCGACATGATTGCCGCCATTGCCCGATTCTCAAAGTTTTACAAGCACGAGTCTTGTGGACAATGTACTCCTTGTCGAGAAGGTACATcttggatgatgaacaTGATGGACCGAATGGTGGAAGGACGGGCACAAGAGAGGGAGATTGACATGCTTTTGGAATTGACAAAACAAGTGGAAGGCCACACTATTTGTGCTCTGGGTGATGCCGCGGCTTGGCCTATCCAAggtttgatgaagaactTCC GTCCCGAAGTTGAACAACGACTTGCTCAATTCCACGCCAAGCACGGCCAAGTGTTGTTCGGTGGCAAGCTGCTCTCAGATGCGGACAGGAGGTATGCGCTTCCGGATAACCTCGGAGGAGATGCCATTAGGCGAATTGCGTCACCTTGA
- a CDS encoding solute carrier family 25, member 33/36, with translation MPTQSFSQSFLSSTDPSSSPPPAAPPLNLSAKTEKKLQGWQHSAAGSMGGMTGAIVTSPFDVVKTRLQSDMFRHSSDEGVRHAAEVARKGGSSGGVRGIMWQFVDTVYLIKRIGVEEGWRALYKGLGPSLVGIIPARAINFYFYPTSKVYLAKQFPNAPTEKPGQTAEDSPVIHLGAAIVAGIMTSTGTNPIWVVKTRLQLSARKKETGGVVSTKSGSILPKPIAASAASLASQAASTPITAAAASAAASTRTVARSSLTPAFSMTMDIIKKEGIRGLYRGLSASYLGVSEGVIQWVLYERFKRLNAATTTSLESQPLLSYIPHIVGASGGAKAVASLITYPHEVIRTRLRQPALPDGTVKYKGLLQTLKLVWMEEGVGALYGGLTAHLFRVVPNAACMFLIYELVAAKLGA, from the exons ATGCCGACACAGTCTTTCTCTCAATCgtttctctcctccacgGACCCAAGTTCTTCCCCACCTCCTGCTGCGCCACCCTTAAATTTATCCGCAAAGACAGAAAAGAAGCTGCAAGGATGGCAACATAGTGCTGCTGGAAG CATGGGCGGTATGACCGGAGCCATTGTCACTTCCCCATTTGACGTGGTCAAAACCCGTCTGCAGTCAGACATGTTCAGGCATTCATCTGACGAAGGTGTGCGACATGCGGCAGAGGTGGCCAGAAAGGGTGGTAGTAGTGGAGGCGTGAGAGGTATCATGTGGCAATTTGTGGATACTGTATATCTGATCAA GCGGATAGGtgtggaggaaggttggagagCTCTTTACAAAGGTTTAGGGCCTAGCTTGGTCGGTATTATCCCTGCTCG AGCAATTAACTTTTACTTTTATCCAACCTCCAAAGTCTACCTTGCCAAGCAATTTCCTAATGCACCCACTGAGAAACCAGGACAAACGGCAGAGGATAGTCCGGTTATTCACTTGGGTGCGGCAATCGTAGCTGGTATCATGACAAGTACTGGAACAAATCCTATTTGGG TGGTGAAGACTAGACTGCAGCTTTCGgcgagaaagaaggagacaGGCGGCGTAGTTTCGACAAAATCAGGATCAATTTTGCCCAAACCCATCGCCGCCTCTGCTGCCTCCCTTGCTAGCCAGGCGGCCTCTACGCCCATAactgcagcagcagcatcgGCGGCGGCCTCGACGCGAACAGTGGCCAGGTCGTCTTTGACTCCCGCCTTTTCAATGACGATGGACATTATAAAAAAGGAAGGTATCAGGGGGCTGTATAGAGGTTTATCAGCCAGTTATTTGGGTGTCTCTGAGGGAGTGATCCAATGGGTCTTATATGAA CGATTCAAACGATTAAACGCCGCCACCACGACCAGCCTTGAATCCCaacctctcctctcctacATTCCTCACATCGTGGGCGCCTCGGGCGGCGCCAAGGCCGTCGCATCCCTTATCACGTATCCGCATGAAGTCATTCGAACACGTCTCCGTCAACCTGCCCTTCCTGATGGTACCGTCAAGTACAAGGGGTTGCTGCAAACGCTCAAGCTCGTTTGGATGGAGGAAGGCGTGGGGGCGTTGTATGGCGGTTTGACCGCTCATTTGTTCAGGGTTGTACCGAACGCTGCTTGTATGTTCTTGATTTATGAGCTGGTGGCTGCCAAGTTGGGTGCGTGA
- a CDS encoding Aur protein kinase, with protein sequence MSSQNVSGLMAGLSLYAPQSPRGSKSQQAGKTQESSHSSQSQNRLPPVLKKYMNPGLVRPPNSGLANNSHPSSSCSDTSRGPLLTLAGVNVSYPKSGALSPTSKFKGASGYHSAHGIHGPAHSTSSRAMASSINPGASKHSAMTSSAHITNSASENCKGLELGRYDGGLEEDEANHGDVSGPTAKMLELSSVNDGAIPLSLPSFTIGRPLGKGKFGRVYLARSKAPPHFIVALKCLHKAEIIQGKVESQVRREIEIQQNLRHPNILRLYGYFHDSKRIFLVLEFAAKGELYKQLSRLGRFDEKKSSRYIAQMADALSYLHKKHVIHRDIKPENLLIGLNGELKIGDFGWSVHAPSNRRSTLCGTLDYLPPEMVEGKEHTAAVDLWALGVLTYEFVVGGPPFEDLSGNAATYRRIRNVDLHVPSWVSPEATDLIKRLLRYKPEDRLPLSQVMVHPWIKMYEKKRSTSSGIRKS encoded by the exons ATGTCCTCGCAGAATGTTTCTGGCCTCATGGCAGGTCTATCACTCTATGCTCCGCAATCTCCCAGAGGGTCCAAGTCACAACAAGCAGGCAAGACACAGGAGTCTTCTCACTCTTCCCAGTCTCAGAATAGGCTCCCTCCGGTGCTCAAGAAGTATATGAATCCAGGCCTTGTCCGCCCCCCCAACAGTGGTCTTGCCAACAACAGTCAtccgtcttcctcttgctcaGACACATCACGCGGTCCGCTTCTTACCCTTGCGGGTGTGAATGTCTCATATCCCAAATCCGGCGCATTGTCTCCTACGAGCAAGTTTAAGGGCGCTAGCGGATACCATTCTGCTCATGGAATCCACGGACCAGCCCATTCAACGTCCTCAAGAGCGATGGCGTCTTCCATCAATCCTGGTGCTTCGAAACATTCTGCAATGACCAGTTCTGCACATATTACTAATTCGGCTTCGGAAAACTGCAAGGGTCTAGAATTGGGGCGGTATGATGGCggtttggaggaagatgaagcaaATCATGGGGATGTCAGTGGGCCTACAGCCAAAATGCTTGAGCTGTCTAGTGTCAA CGACGGCGCGATTCCATTATCCCTACCGTCGTTCACTATTGGCCGCCCGTTAGGTAAAGGGAAATTCGGTCGCGTATACCTTGCTAGATCTAAGGCACCTCCTCACTTTATCGTCGCCCTCAAATGTCTCCATAAGGCAGAAATCATTCAGGGTAAGGTAGAAAGCCAGGTGCGAAGAGAGATAGAAATTCAGCAAAACTTGAG GCATCCTAATATTCTTCGTCTCTATGGATACTTCCATGACAGCAAACGTATATTTTTGGTCCTGGAATTCGCCGCAAAGGGGGAATTGTACAAACAACTGTCCAGATTAGGCAGATTTGACGAGAAAAAGAGTAGCCGA TATATAGCTCAGATGGCCGATGCTTTGTCCTACTTGCACAAAAAGCACGTCATTCACCGAGACATCAAACCTGAAAATCTTCTCATCGGTTTGAATGGCGAGCTCAAAATCGGCGATTTTGGCTGGAGCGTG CATGCACCAAGTAATCGCCGCAGCACGCTTTGTGGAACCCTTGATTATCTTCCGCCTGAGATGGTGGAAGGCAAGGAGCATACTGCAGCTGTCGATTTATGGGCATTAGGTGTGCTAACTTACGAGTTTGTCGTCGGTGGACCCCCATTCGAG GATCTTTCTGGAAACGCCGCTACCTACCGGCGAATAAGAAATGTTGATTTACACGTTCCCTCCTGGGTTTCTCCTGAAGCCACTGATCTCATCAAAAGA CTCCTTCGGTACAAACCTGAGGATCGTTTACCTCTGTCCCAGGTCATGGTTCACCCGTGGATCAAGATGTacgagaagaaaaggtcgaCAAGTAGCGGTATCAGGAAGTCATAA
- a CDS encoding ubiquitin-conjugating enzyme E2 S has product MALTPQALRLLSRQIMALKSDPPEGVRIAVGEEDFTLLEGWVQGPSGTPYEGGYFRIRFAFGSEFPNLPPKCTMVTKIFHPNISKSGEICVDTLKKGWKKEYGVGHVLITIKCLLIFPNPESALDEEAGKQLLEDYEGYSKYARLMTSIHAIPKVAPPEFRVAKMSTSDEHMPTGTSPSPMNVKLHRPIPLNNSNSQEQGPTLSRPVQHVQEWKNDLKAFGNSRAACNGGTKTAPVSKIKRGAKRL; this is encoded by the exons ATG GCTCTCACGCCACAAGCCCTTCGTCTACTCTCCCGGCAAATCATGGCCCTCAAGTCCGACCCTCCAGAGGGAGTAAGGATCGCAGTCGGTGAAGAGGATTTTACACTTTTAGAAGGCTGGGTTCAAGGTCCTT CTGGCACGCCTTATGAGGGGGGCTATTTTCGCATCCGATTCGCTTTCGGTTCTGAATTTCCCAACCTCCCGCCAAAAT GTACCATGGTGACTAAGATCTTTCATCCCAACATCTCCAAATCAGGCGAAATTTGCGTCGATACGTTGAAGAAAGGCTGGAAAAAAGAATATGGTGTAGGCCATGTCCTTATC ACTATCAAGTGTTTGTTGATTTTTCCCAATCCGGAAAGTGctttggatgaagaagccgGTAAACAGCTCTTAGAAGACTATGAGGGCTACAGTAAA TATGCGCGTCTAATGACTAGCATTCATGCCATCCCCAAA GTTGCGCCTCCTGAATTTCGGGTCGCAAAAATGTCAACATCAGACGAGCATATGCCGACCGGGACATCACCAAGTCCCATGAACGTTAAATTACACAGACCTATTCCGCTAAACAACAGCAACTCGCAAGAACAGGGCCCTACTCTTTCTCGCCCGGTGCAGCATGTGCAGGAATGGAAGAACGACTTGAAGGCGTTTGGAAACTCCAGAGCCGCATGTAACGGCGGAACCAAGACAGCGCCTGTGAGCAAGATTAAACGAGGTGCAAAGAGGTTGTAG
- a CDS encoding pol II transcription elongation factor has translation MAGQVGEMCITNKRRFSLFAIVPPDNPGLLFITAITYCLASRGFHANTCCCIPPHSRMPATRLRPVVELTPLPPAVRALYARSLSPAPPQAQHRTFCEKCRRPPAALILQSLHTRPKKRARTRKPSPEEDDLLSDSELVHILQGWVTCRRCVVASHYGCLSPRQKKAVLESLRAQDLAALGNIDPTTQPSDVPLRKTVAIQQEADFLCAKCSEGVPCFVCCKDELQVNMDPVRVDQRKDEETRIGDVGQEDGTTDMDSSKSHQLAPLPASQTPEKEIDSPQLEKSRPLFRCLRCRQAAHYEHLKVPKSLGGNPDLEEIAHNYQTHTDDGDAWTCHQCRASPWGIDIVIAWRPLPATSPFPSLPPPPPKTPLYKAILPREYLIKYSSRSFRHVEWVPHAWLSGIAPMKLKRFLEKGPLLDLVTDETLEAKGDEMVRPSIAGIDKLAHGKDVNHEKGVELIVDAEDDAESGLPILWSTIDRVLDVLLIRPTAAQIKGKNKKSQSGNDRRNQRRIISQSPSPSDDTAPSAADSALRAIAVKTPFEQLQADLDIPDGLPLPDDELIEIEEWEILTGRSLDETDVEDVAGLVGWGLFKWQDLQYDQACWDTPPPSSSPLYTAYKHGLSKYLAARHITIPVLTPTQIRARDNDPARGFVPPQEQPDCIAGGKLMPFQMEGFQWLLYKHFKRESCILADDMGLGKTVQIASVLGYLGSAEHEIYPCLVVVPNSTITNWVREFEKWSPHLRVVPFYGESASREIISKYELFHKGLQGKPVGLKAHIVLTTYDMITSSEFRVFSAIPRWEVLCVDEGQRLKSDNSKIFNNLKTLNSVHRILLTGTPLNNNIRELFNLLNFLDQDNFKDLESMEQEYADLNEVKVQKLHQMIKPYILRRIKADVLNLPPKVEIIVPISLTPLQKQMYKGIFENHAEIIQDILKARQKRRRAIKSVQSAVPTN, from the exons ATGGCGGGTCAGGTGGGGGAGATGTGCATCACCAACAAACGTCGCTTCTCGCTCTTCGCTATTGTCCCCCCGGATAATCCCGGGCTATTATTTATTACCGCGATTACTTATTGCCTCGCGTCGCGTGGATTTCACGCTAACACCTGCTGTTGTATACCACCACACTCCCGGATGCCCGCGACACGCCTCCGCCCAGTGGTAGAGCTCACGCCCCTCCCCCCCGCAGTCCGTGCCCTCTACGCCCGTTCTCTCTCCCCTGCGCCCCCCCAGGCACAGCACCGCACA TTCTGCGAAAAATGCCGCCGGCCGCCCGCAgccctcatcctccagtCCCTCCACACCCGCCCCAAGAAACGTGCCAGAACGAGGAAGCCATCCCCGGAAGAGGACGATTTACTGAGTGACAGCGAGCTCGTCCATATCCTTCAGGGCTGGGTCACC TGCAGACGGTGTGTCGTCGCCTCCCACTATGGCTGTCTGTCGCCCCGCCAGAAAAAGGCGGTCCTCGAATCACTCCGCGCTCAAGACCTGGCTGCACTTGGAAACATTGACCCTACCACGCAGCCGTCGGACGTTCCTCTCCGAAAGACTGTGGCTATTCAACAAGAGGCGGACTTTCTATGCGCGAAATGCAGCGAAGGAGTACCGTGTTTTGTTTGCTGCAAAGACGAGCTTCAAGTAAACATGGACCCGGTCAGAGTGGACCAGAGAAAAGACGAGGAGACTCGGATAGGGGATGTTGGTCAAGAAGACGGCACGACGGACATGGACTCGTCAAAATCGCATCAGCTTGCTCCCTTGCCTGCATCGCAAACACCTGAAAAGGAGATTGATTCACCACAGCTCGAAAAATCTCGACCTCTTTTCAGGTGTTTGCGATGCAGGCAAGCAGCTCATTATGAACACT TAAAAGTTCCTAAATCGCTTGGCGGAAACCCAGACCTGGAAGAGATAGCACACAACTACCAGACTCATACGGACGATGGTGATGCGTGGACGTGCCATCAATGCCGTGCATCACCATGGGGTATTGATATC GTAATCGCATGGCGTCCTCTCCCTGCCACATCTCCTTTCCCCTCTTTgccgcctcctccacccaAAACGCCACTATACAAGGCCATCCTCCCCAGAGAATACCTCATCAAATACTCCTCCCGATCGTTTCGCCATGTCGAATGGGTCCCCCACGCCTGGCTTTCCGGTATTGCCCCTATGAAACTCAAACGGTTCTTGGAAAAGGGCCCCCTACTGGACTTGGTAACAGATGAGACATTAGAAGCCAAAGGTGATGAAATGGTCAGGCCTAGTATCGCGGGCATTGATAAGCTTGCTCACGGGAAAGACGTAAACCATGAAAAAGGGGTGGAGTTGATAGTAGatgcggaagatgatgcgGAGAGTGGTTTGCCCATTTTATGGAGT ACAATTGACAGAGTCTTGGATGTCTTGCTGATTCGACCTACCGCTGCCCAAATCAAGgggaagaacaaaaagtCTCAATCAGGAAATGACAGGCGGAATCAGCGACGTATAatctctcaatctccttctccatccgACGATACCGCCCCATCTGCAGCCGATTCCGCTCTTCGAGCAATAGCTGTCAAGACGCCTTTTGAACAGCTTCAGGCAGACCTCGACATCCCCGACGGTCTTCCATTACCCGATGACGAGCTCATCGAAATTGAGGAATGGGAAATACTCACGGGAAGAAGTCTGGACGAGACGGATGTAGAGGACGTTGCAGGCTTGGTAGGATGGGGCTTGTTCAAATGGCAAGATTTGCAGTACGATCAAG CGTGCTGGGATACACCTCCACCCTCGTCATCACCTCTTTACACTGCTTATAAACATGGTCTTTCCAAATACCTTGCCGCCCGACACATCACCATCCCCGTCCTGACCCCAACCCAAATTCGCGCAAGGGATAATGACCCCGCAAGGGGCTTTGTGCCCCCTCAAGAACAGCCGGATTGTATTGCCGGAGGCAAATTGATGCCCTTCCAGATGGAAGGGTTCCAGTGGTTATTGTACAAACATTTCAAGAGAGAGAGCTGTATCCTGGCGGATGATATGGGTCTGGGCAAGAC TGTGCAGATCGCCTCGGTTTTGGGATATCTGGGCTCTGCCGAACATGAGATCTATCCTTGTCTAGTGGTCGTGCCCAATTC AACAATCACCAATTGGGTCAGAGAGTTTGAAAAGTGGAGTCCCCATTTAAGAGTC GTCCCCTTTTATGGCGAGTCGGCTT CGCGCGAGATCATTTCCAAGTATGAATTATTTCATAAAGGGTTACAAGGTAAACCTGTGGGCCTCAAAGC CCACATCGTCTTGACTACGTATGATATGATAACTTCTTCAGAATTTCGTGTTTTCTCTGCTATCCCCCGATGGGAGGTGCTCTGTGTGGACGAGGGGCAGCGAC TCAAATCCGATAATAGTAAAATATTCAACAATCTCAAAACTCTCAACTCTGTGCACCGTATACTCCTCACGGGCACGCCCCTGAATAACAACATCCGTGAACTATTCAATCTGCTCAATTTCTTGGATCAAGATAATTTCAAAGACTTGGAATCTATGGAGCAGGAATATGCAGATTTGAATGAGGTCAAAGTGCAAAAGCTGCATCAGATGATTAAACCATACATCCTTCGAAGGATCAAGGCCGATGTTCTCAATCTGCCACCAAAG GTCGAAATTATCGTCCCCATCTCACTCACCCCGCTGCAGAAGCAAATGTACAAAGGTATATTTGAAAACCATGCCGAGATAATCCAAGACATTCTCAAAGCGAGGCAAAAAAGGCGACGAGCAATAAAGTCTGTTCAATCGGCAGTGCCAACCAATTAA
- a CDS encoding ATPase → MAPRDVGRVFMDVAFFAASQVALYYTLRYVVSSLDPASGSSRKAKEKSKNLLAQTGLSETQLASLELDEYEQAIAAEIVPPSSIDVTFEGIGGLDDIIASLRETVIYPLTFPELFGSGNGLLSAPKGVLLYGHPGCGKTMLAKALAKESGATFINLPLSSLTNKWFGESNKLVAGLFSLAKKLQPSIIFIDEIDSLFRERSAGDHEVTAMMKAEFMTLWDGLTTGSDSRILVLGATNRPNDIDPAILRRMPKRFAIRLPNHEQRVKILTLMLMHTRLAPDFSIEKLAQRTDGLSGSDLRETCRNAVMTPVQELMREKGKSGVQGLEKARKEGFQVRPLNMDDFVLHDSHAYAYVDPSRRPPGAYVTESLD, encoded by the exons ATGGCCCCCAGAGATGTCGGAAGAGTATTTATGGACG TTGCATTTTTTGCGGCTTCTCAAGTCGCCCTCTATTATACCCTTCGATATGTCGTGTCATCACTGGATCCCGCATCCGGTTCCTCAAGGAAAGCTaaagagaagagcaagaatCTCCTTGCCCAGACGGGCCTATCGGAAACACAGCTAGCGTCGCTTGAGTTAGACGAATATGAGCAAGCCATTGCCGCCGAGATAGTACCACCTTCCTCGATCGACGTCACATTCGAGGGAATAGGAGGTCTAGACGATATTATTGCGAGCTTGAGGGAAACTGTTATATATCCTCTGACCTTTCCAGAGCTTTTCGGCAGTGGTAATGGGTTATTGAGTGCTCCAAAAGGAGTGCTGTTATATGGACATCCGGGGTGTGGTAAAACGATGTTGGCTAAGGCTTTAGCAAAGGAGAGTGGGGCCACTTTCATCAACCTCCCTCTTTCGAGTCT GACAAACAAATGGTTCGGTGAATCTAATAAACTTGTTGCTGGGCTTTTTTCACTTGCGAAAAAGCTTCAGCCAAGTATC ATCTTCATCGATGAGATCGATAGCCTTTTTAGAGAAAGATCGGCTGGAGACCACGAAGTAACTGCAATGATGAAAGCCGAATTCATGAC TCTCTGGGATGGTTTGACCACTGGCAGCGATTCTAGAATATTAGTTCTAGGAGCAACCAATCGACCAAATGA CATCGATCCCGCCATCCTTCGACGGATGCCTAAGAGATTTGCTATCCGCCTTCCCAACCATGAGCAGCGAGTCAAAATTCTCACGCTTATGCTTATGCACACTAGACTTGCGCCTGATTTCTCCATCGAAAAGCTTGCGCAACGCACAGATGGTCTTTCTGGTTCAGACCTCCGTGAAACTTGTCGAAATGCAGTCATGACGCCCGTGCAAGAGCTGATgcgagaaaaagggaaaagtgGAGTACAAGGCTTGGAAAAGGCTCGGAAAGAG GGTTTCCAAGTACGACCTCTCAACATGGATGATTTCGTTCTGCACGATTCCCATGCCTATGCCTACGTCGATCCCAGCAGGAGACCTCCGGGAGCATATGTCACGGAGTCGCTTGATTGA